A window of Deltaproteobacteria bacterium contains these coding sequences:
- a CDS encoding GGDEF domain-containing protein, with amino-acid sequence MDTTRLRPVHWLGKLPGESALAPCLVVICGPDLGRRIPLEDPTLVIGRETEADVVVPVDGISRAHCRVELADGVWLRDLGSTNGTWLNGRPVPADRPVRLTSGDRIELVGVVFKFLAGGDVESQYHEEIYQLTIVDGLTRAFNRRYLMDFVAREISRCRRHARPLSVLLFDVDRFKTINDGFGHAAGDHLLRSAVEVAREGVRREECLARYGGDEFVIVMPETSLAGARIVAERMRGRVELHEFHWHGQRLPVTISAGVAALGPEVIAPEDLISAADARLLEAKVAGRNRAMG; translated from the coding sequence ATGGACACCACGCGCCTGCGGCCCGTCCATTGGCTCGGCAAGCTGCCCGGTGAGAGCGCGCTCGCGCCCTGCCTGGTCGTGATCTGCGGCCCGGACCTCGGGCGCAGGATCCCGCTCGAGGACCCGACGCTCGTGATCGGCCGCGAGACGGAGGCCGACGTGGTCGTTCCGGTCGACGGCATCTCGCGGGCGCACTGCCGCGTGGAGCTCGCCGACGGCGTCTGGCTGCGCGACCTCGGCTCGACCAACGGCACCTGGCTCAACGGCCGCCCGGTCCCCGCCGATCGGCCCGTGCGCCTCACGAGCGGGGACCGCATCGAGCTCGTCGGCGTGGTCTTCAAGTTCCTCGCCGGCGGCGACGTCGAGTCGCAGTACCACGAGGAGATCTACCAGCTCACGATCGTGGACGGGCTCACGCGCGCCTTCAACCGCCGCTACCTGATGGACTTCGTGGCGCGCGAGATCTCGCGCTGCCGCCGCCACGCGCGGCCGCTCTCGGTCCTGCTCTTCGACGTCGACCGCTTCAAGACGATCAACGACGGCTTCGGGCACGCCGCGGGCGACCACCTCCTGCGCAGCGCCGTCGAGGTGGCTCGCGAGGGGGTGCGCCGCGAGGAGTGCCTGGCGCGCTACGGGGGCGACGAGTTCGTGATCGTGATGCCCGAGACGAGCCTCGCCGGTGCGCGCATCGTGGCCGAGCGCATGCGCGGCCGCGTCGAGCTCCACGAGTTCCACTGGCACGGCCAGCGCCTCCCGGTCACGATCTCGGCCGGCGTCGCCGCCCTCGGGCCGGAGGTGATCGCGCCCGAGGACCTGATCTCGGCGGCCGACGCCCGCCTGCTCGAGGCCAAGGTCGCCGGGCGCAACCGCGCCATGGGCTGA
- a CDS encoding glutathione S-transferase family protein yields the protein MKLYDSIGPNPRIVRMFLAEKGVVIPREPVDLMKGDNRREPHLRRNPSGQMPCLELDDGSFLSEILPICEYLEEKHPQPVLVGATPEERARTRMWLRRIDLNIVEPLANGFRYAEGLALFKDRMHVIPQAADDLKAIAREKLAWLDGLMAGNEWIAGARFTLADLFLFGFLDFGRTVGQPLDAKLAWIPRWFERVAARPSAESSKA from the coding sequence GTGAAGCTCTACGACTCGATCGGACCCAACCCGCGCATCGTGCGCATGTTCCTGGCCGAGAAGGGCGTCGTGATCCCGCGCGAGCCCGTCGACCTGATGAAGGGCGACAACCGCCGCGAGCCGCACCTGCGCCGCAACCCGTCCGGCCAGATGCCCTGTCTCGAGCTCGACGACGGCAGCTTCCTCTCCGAGATCCTGCCGATCTGCGAGTACCTCGAGGAGAAGCACCCGCAGCCGGTCCTGGTCGGCGCGACGCCCGAGGAGCGCGCCCGGACCCGCATGTGGCTGCGCCGCATCGACCTCAACATCGTCGAGCCGCTGGCGAACGGCTTCCGCTACGCCGAAGGGCTCGCGCTCTTCAAGGACCGCATGCACGTGATCCCGCAGGCCGCCGACGACCTGAAGGCGATCGCGCGCGAGAAGCTCGCGTGGCTCGACGGGCTGATGGCCGGCAACGAGTGGATCGCGGGTGCGCGCTTCACGCTCGCCGACCTCTTCCTGTTCGGCTTCCTCGACTTCGGCCGCACGGTCGGCCAGCCGCTCGACGCGAAGCTCGCCTGGATCCCGCGCTGGTTCGAGCGCGTGGCGGCGCGGCCGAGCGCGGAGTCGAGCAAGGCTTGA
- a CDS encoding pyridoxal phosphate-dependent aminotransferase, whose product MSGPRFARRAAWDLTPGPLAARAAERRARGQPVLDLADANPTRAGFREPAAALAGALAAAARDPRSARYEPDPRGPLAARAAIAALHACDGAAVGPGQVLLTAGTSEGYAHLFRVLADPGDLVHLPAPGYPLFEHLAALEGVDAHRYPLREPAGGGARWRIDVAALAAAIEPRSRAIVLIHPHNPTGSFVDPADLAALRALAAARRLALVSDEVFADSALTPDAPAGALAGAADGGGPLHFVLSGASKLLALPQLKVAWIVVAGPAAARDEALARLEFAADAYLSVSPLLAAALPGLLGQREAIGAALRARVAANRTRLVATLEGVGAHVLPAEAGWAAIVRVPGARDEEALALGLLDGPGLLVQPGFLFDLEPEDPAGAPCAHLVVALLLESGRFASAAGALAAFLAERRAPRSS is encoded by the coding sequence TTGAGCGGGCCGCGCTTTGCGCGGCGCGCCGCCTGGGACCTGACGCCCGGCCCCCTGGCCGCGCGGGCGGCGGAGCGCCGCGCGCGCGGCCAGCCGGTCCTCGACCTCGCCGATGCGAACCCGACCCGCGCGGGCTTCCGGGAGCCCGCCGCAGCGCTCGCCGGGGCGCTGGCCGCAGCGGCGCGCGATCCGCGCTCGGCCCGTTACGAGCCGGACCCGCGCGGGCCGCTCGCGGCGCGCGCGGCGATCGCTGCCCTGCACGCCTGCGACGGAGCCGCGGTCGGGCCCGGGCAGGTGCTGCTCACCGCCGGCACCAGCGAGGGCTACGCGCACCTGTTCCGGGTGCTCGCGGACCCGGGCGACCTCGTCCACCTGCCGGCCCCGGGCTATCCGCTCTTCGAGCACCTGGCCGCGCTCGAGGGCGTGGACGCGCATCGCTACCCGCTGCGCGAGCCCGCGGGCGGCGGCGCGCGCTGGCGGATCGACGTTGCGGCGCTCGCCGCGGCGATCGAGCCGCGCAGCCGCGCGATCGTCCTGATCCATCCCCACAACCCGACCGGCAGCTTCGTCGACCCCGCCGACCTGGCGGCGCTGCGCGCCCTCGCGGCGGCGCGCCGCCTCGCGCTCGTCTCCGACGAGGTCTTCGCGGATTCCGCGCTCACGCCGGACGCGCCCGCGGGCGCGCTGGCCGGCGCCGCCGACGGCGGGGGGCCGCTGCACTTCGTGCTCTCGGGCGCCTCCAAGCTGCTGGCGCTCCCGCAGCTCAAGGTCGCCTGGATCGTGGTGGCCGGCCCGGCGGCGGCGCGCGACGAGGCGCTCGCGCGCCTCGAGTTCGCGGCCGACGCCTACCTCTCGGTGTCCCCCCTGCTGGCGGCCGCGCTCCCGGGCCTGCTCGGTCAGCGCGAGGCGATCGGCGCCGCACTGCGCGCGCGTGTCGCCGCCAACCGCACCCGGCTCGTCGCGACGCTCGAAGGCGTCGGCGCGCACGTGCTGCCGGCCGAGGCGGGCTGGGCGGCGATCGTGCGCGTCCCGGGCGCCCGCGACGAGGAGGCGCTCGCGCTCGGCCTGCTCGACGGCCCGGGCCTCCTCGTGCAGCCCGGCTTCCTCTTCGATCTCGAGCCCGAGGACCCCGCCGGCGCGCCCTGCGCCCATCTCGTCGTGGCTCTCCTCCTCGAGTCTGGGCGCTTCGCAAGCGCCGCCGGCGCGCTGGCCGCCTTCCTCGCGGAGCGGCGCGCGCCGCGCTCCTCCTGA